In a genomic window of Babylonia areolata isolate BAREFJ2019XMU chromosome 3, ASM4173473v1, whole genome shotgun sequence:
- the LOC143280517 gene encoding solute carrier family 35 member E1 homolog, with protein sequence MDDLAYLDYVKIIVTCSMWYLCSTGLGIVGKLILYDFPFPMTVTMVQLMTISVMLGPVLPCVGATKRGVYTRRYFVVMMLPLAFGKFASSLSSYISIWRVSVSYAHTVKATLPLFTVVLAKIILGEGQTLPVYLSLLPIITGVGVATMTEVTFDFVGLLFALFSTLFSCLLNIFSKKCLKDVGYHHLQLLAVINRLSTVIFLPVWIVGDLPYILEHSQSVETSHMAHTFFLLVCNGFFNLLNNVFAFSILAKVSPLSYSVANATKRIVIIGGSILVLQNAVSPLNVVGMLTAVFGVLCYNKAKYEQLQAERRERILPYVHSESILPQIGVPHMPHSKSDADFVLNGDLPHTKSILPLSPTAEEVWDESKEGMVKQLEAEAETSSEDSASKGFYQGSSPKLHIRGVTHV encoded by the exons ATGGATGACTTGGCATACCTTGATTATGTGAAGATAATTGTCACTTGTTCCATGTGGTACTTGTGCAGTACAGGTTTGGGCATCGTTGGAAAACTTATTTTGTACGACTTTCCATTCCCTATGACCGTGACGATGGTGCAGCTGATGACTATTTCGGTGATGTTAGGTCCTGTTCTGCCGTGTGTTGGGGCCACAAAAAGAGGGGTCTACACAAGACGGTACTTCGTCGTCATGATGTTGCCCTTAGCATTTGGAAAGTTCGCTTCCTCACTGTCATCATACATCAGCATATGGAGAGTTTCGGTGTCGTACGCACACACAG TAAAGGCAACGCTACCGCTGTTTACTGTCGTCTTGGCAAAAATCATCCTTGGAGAAGGACAGACTTTACCa gtgtACCTGAGTTTGCTGCCTATCATTACTGGAGTTGGCGTGGCGACCATGACGGAAGTGACCTTTGACTTTGTCGGGCTTCTCTTTGCTCTCTTCTCTACTCTCTTTTCCTGCCTGCTCAATATTTTCTCAAAAAAG TGCCTGAAGGATGTTGGATACCACCACCTACAGCTGCTGGCGGTGATCAACCGACTGTCTACTGTCATCTTCCTTCCTGTCTGGATTGTGGGTGACCTCCCCTACATCCTGGAACACTCCCAGTCT gTTGAAACTAGTCACATGGCCCATACATTCTTCTTGCTGGTGTGCAATGGATTCTTCAACTTGCTGAATAACGTCTTTGCCTTCTCAATCCTTGCCAAAGTTTCGCCACTGTCCTATTCTGTGGCCAATGCCACGAAGCGAATCGTCATCATCGGTGGGTCTATTCTTGTTCTGCAGAACGCTGTGTCTCCTCTCAATGTGGTGGGCATGCTGACAGCTGTATTTGGGGTTTTGTGTTATaacaag GCCAAGTACGAACAGCTGCAGGCTGAGCGACGAGAGAGGATTCTACCCTACGTCCATAGCGAGTCCATCCTTCCTCAAATCGGCGTTCCCCACATGCCCCACTCCAAGAGTGACGCTGACTTCGTCCTCAATGGGGACTTACCGCACACTAAAAGCATCCTGCCCCTGTCTCCCACAGCCGAAGAGGTGTGGGATGAAAGCAAGGAAGGCATGGTAAAGCAGCTTGAAGCTGAAGCAGAAACATCGTCGGAAGACTCGGCTTCGAAGGGGTTCTATCAGGGTTCCTCACCAAAGCTGCATATTCGTGGTGTGACTCATGTGTAG
- the LOC143280262 gene encoding uncharacterized protein LOC143280262: MAKSDLFDAIRKNSLRQMQLLLESGCDVDCRNANSETPLMVALYCLRQEQRERAVKHLLDTGADVNARSGQGRTALSYACALDQVDSVRLLLQQADIDVNLGDVSGVTPLMLSAALGHRAAVDTLLDCARAGRVRLHVQARDDSDFTAADYAAVSGNDGIADHILRDSYSSSGNKTPGTRMHNNNSSSSSSNNSSTKARNMHSSAMDGGGRHGRGPHGHTNTSTGEVGEEMQQADTRRAALGESNLPAIRQFARDVKALQARNDTNLAAIPPSSSSSRPPSRTTTTTPRSRPPSSSTTTTTIPTRADSRLSSGRRSKNRPGSRAGAHSRGSGRNADNEDEDDLDLSSLRELMGTVREAAKEIREMVEPMQKEQEKAKQTQQQQHRRSRKRSRPRRQNSNPSNHPHPHPHHQQIQAEIHAVSEINGHVVPPLPPPSPLPPSSSPPPPPHPPPPPAPAFLHVADNSGSNSEELSYTWPRQRGRSVSRERSLSGGLAVVSAGDGNGTGTLPFHLQATPRGGVGDVSGITSRSTARVSPGAARSEQEILEKVVRRQQHVGPDPLVAAINSSNTVPRSRLIMESRQRINHSLDRIIGSSSKRKKKTRGCLSNHNLHAPLLSPIHQTHDRPLPRTPPPPPLLDPDRPPGQAPTTTEDRRPREGADLTPAPQPQIPAPETADLHPADQNPSEEDEPRGRPLLLLPTTGSPRPSPPRAATDRRLVDLVDPPLTPPKPRQQPAAAAKTTPTRTTQDPLYSRERHPER, translated from the exons CGGACAGCGCTGTCCTACGCCTGCGCTCTTGACCAGGTGGACTCCGTCAGACTTCTGCTGCAGCAG GCGGACATTGACGTCAACTTGGGCGACGTGTCCGGAGTGACGCCACTCATGCTCTCCGCCGCCCTGGGTCACCGCGCAGCTGTCGACACGCTCCTGGACTGCGCGCGCGCCGGGCGCGTGCGTCTGCACGTGCAGGCTCGAGACGATAGCGACTTCACGGCGGCAGACTACGCGGCGGTCAGCGGCAACGACGGCATCGCCGACCACATCCTCCGTGATTCTTACAGCTCCTCCGGCAATAAGACTCCCGGGACCAgaatgcacaacaacaacagcagcagcagcagcagcaacaacagttctACCAAAGCCAGGAACATGCACAGCAGCGcaatg GACGGAGGAGGACGTCACGGGAGAGGCCCGCACGgccacaccaacaccagcacggGAGAGGTCGGTGAGGAGATGCAACAGGCAGACACGCGGCGCGCAGCCCTGGGGGAGTCTAACCTGCCCGCCATCCGCCAGTTCGCCCGGGACGTGAAAGCCCTGCAGGCCCGGAACGACACCAACCTGGCCGccatcccaccctcctcctcctcctccagacccCCCAgcagaacaaccaccaccacccccaggagccgccctccctcctcctccacgaccaccaccaccattcccaccaGGGCGGACAGCCGACTCAGCAGCGGCCGCCGCAGCAAGAACCGTCCCGGCAGCCGTGCCGGCGCCCACTCCAGAGGGAGCGGCAGGAACGCCGACAACGAGGATGAGGACGACCTTGACCTCAGCAGTCTCCGCGAGCTGATGGGCACGGTGCGCGAGGCGGCCAAGGAGATCCGGGAGATGGTGGAGCCCATGCAAAAGGAGCAAGAGAAAGCCAAGCagacccagcagcagcagcaccgccGCTCCAGGAAGAGGAGCAGACCCCGCCGCCAGAACTCCAACCCCTCcaaccatccccatccccacccccaccaccagcagaTCCAGGCCGAGATCCACGCCGTGTCCGAGATCAACGGCCACGTcgtccctcctcttccccctccctccccgctccctccctcctcctcccccccgcctcctcctcatcctcctcctcctcctgccccagcTTTCCTCCACGTGGCGGacaacagcggcagcaacagTGAGGAGCTGTCCTACACGTGGCCCCGACAGAGAGGGCGGAGCGTGTCCAGGGAAAGGTCGCTCTCCGGGGGTCTGGCCGTGGTCAGTGCTGGGGACGGCAACGGCACGGGCACCTTGCCCTTCCACCTGCAGGCGACGCCCCGCGGCGGGGTGGGAGACGTCAGCGGCATCACCAGCAGAAGCACGGCCCGGGTGTCGCCCGGCGCGGCGCGGAGTGAGCAGGAGATCCTGGAGAAGGTGGTGCGGCGGCAGCAGCACGTGGGGCCCGACCCTTTGGTGGCggccatcaacagcagcaacaccgtGCCCAGGTCCCGCCTCATCATGGAGTCCCGCCAGCGGATC AATCACAGCCTCGACCGAAtcatcggcagcagcagcaagaggaagaagaagacgaggggATGCCTCAGCAATCACAACCTCCACGCACCTCTCCTCAGTCCCATCCACCAGACCCACGACCGCCCTCTCCCCaggaccccaccaccaccaccactcctagaCCCAGACCGTCCCCCAGGCCaggccccaacaacaacagaggacCGACGTCCACGCGAGGGGGCGGACCTCACACCGGCTCCACAGCCCCAGATCCCAGCCCCCGAGACGGCGGACCTCCACCCCGCAGACCAGAACCCCAGCGAGGAGGACGAACCCCGAGGCCGGCCGCTGCTACTGCTGCCCACAACGGGCAGTCCCCGGCCAAGCCCGCCCCGGGCAGCAACGGATCGGCGCCTGGTAGACCTGGTagaccctcccctcacaccaccaAAGCCGCGGcagcagccagcagcagcagccaagaCAACTCCCACCAGAACGACACAGGACCCTCTTTACAGCAGGGAACGTCACCCG GAGCGTTAA